One genomic window of Pseudomonas chlororaphis subsp. piscium includes the following:
- a CDS encoding ABC transporter permease produces MARLPLLRLFSLAVRQLLRDARAGELRVLFFALVVAVAASTAIGYFGARLNGAMLLRATEFLGADLLLESSSPARPEQIQSGRELGLQHAQVVEFSSVIATDNGIQLSSIKAADDAYPLRGQLKSAPAPYAAEEVGGGPQPGEAWVEARLLTALDLKIGDSIDVGMKTLRLSRVLTYEPDRAGNFYSLTPRVLINLSDLNATGVVQPGSRVSYKELWRGPGSALETYRQLIKPGLAANQRLQDARDGNRQIGGALGKAERYLNMASLVAVLLAGVAVALSAARFASRRFDASALLRCLGLSRRETMLLFTLQLALLGILASIVGALLGWLAQLGLLYLLHDLLPTDVPPGGLLPAVAGIGTGLVALGGFALPPLAALGRVPPLRVLRRDLLPIPPSTWMVYGAALLALGLIMWRLSLDLLLTFALLGGGVIAALVLGGLLLLALQSLRRLLAKASLPWRLGLGQLLRHPLAAAGQSLAFGLILLSMALIALLRGELLDTWQNQLPKNAPNYFALNILPADKQAFTDKLVALSAPSAPLYPVVPGRLISINGEPVREIVSKDSSGDRAVQRDLSLTWAADLPAGNKITSGSWWAQQPEGDLPGVSVEVQVAESLKLKLGDQMTFSVGGVNREARVTSLREINWDNFQPNFFMIFQPGTLRDLPATYLTSFYLAAGHDQQVVELSRAFPAVTILQVEALLEQLRSILAQVTLAVEYVLLFVLAAGMAVLFSGLQATLDERIRQGALLRALGAERQLLVKARRIEFGLLGAVSGLLAALGSELVSLVLYRFAFDLPWHPHPWLLLLPVIGALLIGGAGVYGTRRALNASPLTVLREG; encoded by the coding sequence ATGGCACGTCTGCCGCTGTTGCGCCTGTTCAGCCTTGCCGTTCGCCAACTTCTGCGCGACGCCCGCGCCGGAGAGCTGCGGGTATTATTCTTCGCCCTGGTTGTGGCGGTAGCCGCCAGCACCGCCATCGGCTATTTCGGTGCACGCCTCAACGGCGCGATGCTGCTGCGTGCCACGGAGTTTCTCGGCGCGGACCTGCTGCTTGAAAGCAGTTCTCCGGCAAGGCCCGAACAGATACAAAGCGGCCGGGAACTGGGCCTGCAACATGCGCAGGTGGTGGAGTTCTCCAGCGTGATCGCCACCGACAACGGCATCCAGCTTTCCAGCATCAAGGCTGCGGACGACGCCTACCCGCTGCGCGGCCAGTTGAAAAGCGCCCCGGCCCCTTACGCAGCGGAAGAAGTCGGCGGCGGTCCACAACCAGGCGAAGCCTGGGTCGAAGCCCGATTGTTGACCGCGCTGGACCTGAAAATCGGCGACAGCATCGACGTCGGCATGAAAACCCTGCGCTTGAGCCGGGTACTGACTTACGAACCCGACCGCGCCGGCAACTTCTATAGCCTGACGCCCAGGGTACTGATCAACCTGAGCGATCTGAACGCCACCGGCGTGGTGCAACCGGGCAGCCGGGTCAGTTACAAGGAGCTCTGGCGCGGTCCGGGAAGCGCCCTGGAAACCTATCGCCAACTGATCAAGCCAGGCCTTGCGGCCAACCAGCGCCTGCAGGATGCCCGAGATGGCAACCGCCAGATCGGCGGAGCCCTGGGCAAGGCCGAACGCTACTTGAACATGGCCAGTCTGGTGGCAGTACTGCTGGCAGGCGTGGCGGTTGCACTGTCCGCTGCGCGTTTCGCCTCCCGCCGCTTCGACGCCAGCGCCCTGCTGCGCTGCCTGGGGCTGTCCCGCCGGGAAACCATGCTGCTGTTTACCCTGCAACTGGCCCTGCTCGGCATCCTGGCCAGCATCGTCGGCGCGCTGCTCGGCTGGCTTGCCCAGCTTGGGCTGCTTTACCTGCTGCATGACCTGCTGCCCACCGATGTGCCTCCCGGCGGATTGCTCCCTGCCGTCGCCGGTATTGGTACCGGCCTGGTGGCGCTTGGAGGTTTCGCCCTGCCGCCCCTGGCAGCGCTGGGGCGTGTCCCGCCCTTGCGGGTGTTGCGTCGTGACCTGCTGCCGATCCCCCCAAGCACCTGGATGGTGTATGGCGCCGCCTTGCTGGCCCTGGGCCTGATCATGTGGCGCCTGAGCCTGGATCTGCTGTTGACCTTCGCCTTGCTCGGCGGCGGTGTAATTGCCGCCCTGGTTCTCGGGGGATTACTGCTGCTGGCTCTGCAGAGCCTGCGTCGCTTGCTGGCCAAGGCGTCGCTGCCATGGCGCCTGGGGTTGGGCCAGTTGCTGCGACATCCCCTGGCCGCTGCCGGGCAATCCCTGGCCTTCGGCTTGATCCTGCTGTCGATGGCCTTGATTGCGCTGTTGCGTGGAGAGCTGCTCGACACCTGGCAAAACCAGTTGCCCAAAAACGCGCCGAACTATTTCGCCCTGAATATCCTGCCTGCGGACAAGCAGGCCTTCACCGACAAGCTGGTGGCGCTTTCCGCCCCTTCTGCGCCCCTGTATCCGGTAGTGCCAGGGCGGCTGATCAGCATCAATGGCGAACCGGTCCGGGAAATCGTCAGCAAGGACTCCAGTGGCGACCGCGCCGTGCAGCGGGACTTGAGCCTGACCTGGGCCGCGGATCTGCCAGCGGGCAATAAGATCACCAGCGGCTCGTGGTGGGCGCAACAGCCCGAAGGGGATTTGCCTGGCGTCTCGGTCGAGGTCCAAGTGGCCGAAAGTCTGAAACTCAAACTCGGCGACCAGATGACGTTCAGCGTCGGTGGAGTCAATCGCGAGGCCAGGGTGACCAGCCTGCGGGAAATCAACTGGGACAATTTCCAGCCCAACTTCTTCATGATCTTTCAGCCGGGCACCCTGCGGGATCTGCCTGCCACTTACCTGACCAGTTTCTATCTGGCTGCGGGTCACGACCAGCAGGTGGTCGAGTTGTCCAGGGCCTTCCCGGCAGTGACCATCCTGCAAGTGGAGGCCTTGCTCGAACAACTGCGCAGCATCCTGGCCCAGGTCACCCTGGCCGTGGAATACGTGCTGCTGTTTGTACTCGCCGCCGGTATGGCCGTGCTGTTTTCCGGACTGCAGGCCACCCTGGACGAACGTATTCGTCAGGGCGCCCTGCTACGAGCGCTGGGGGCGGAACGACAATTACTGGTCAAGGCCCGGCGTATCGAGTTCGGGCTGCTGGGGGCCGTCAGCGGGTTACTGGCCGCATTGGGATCGGAACTGGTGAGCCTGGTGCTGTATCGGTTTGCCTTCGACCTGCCCTGGCATCCACATCCCTGGCTGCTGCTCCTGCCCGTTATCGGCGCCCTGCTGATCGGCGGTGCCGGTGTCTATGGAACGCGCCGGGCATTGAATGCCAGCCCGCTGACAGTACTGCGCGAGGGGTAA
- the greB gene encoding transcription elongation factor GreB — MSTKLITQEGFEALKNELDYLWREKRPDVTQKVTWAASLGDRSENADYQYNKKLLREIDRRVRYLRKRLEDMKVVSYSPEQEGRVFFGAWVEIENEEGETKRFRIVGYDEIYGQKDYISIDSPMARALLKKEVGDEAIVQTPGGEMCWWINQIEYVK, encoded by the coding sequence TTGAGTACCAAGCTCATTACGCAGGAAGGTTTCGAGGCTCTGAAAAATGAGCTGGATTACCTGTGGCGGGAGAAGCGTCCGGATGTGACGCAGAAAGTCACTTGGGCGGCTTCCCTGGGGGACAGGAGTGAAAATGCGGATTATCAATACAACAAGAAGCTCCTGAGGGAAATTGACCGTCGGGTGCGCTACTTGCGCAAGCGCCTCGAAGACATGAAGGTCGTGTCTTATTCGCCGGAACAGGAGGGCCGGGTGTTTTTCGGTGCCTGGGTCGAGATCGAGAATGAAGAGGGCGAAACCAAGCGCTTCCGTATCGTCGGGTATGACGAGATATACGGGCAGAAGGATTACATCTCCATCGATTCGCCCATGGCCCGGGCGCTCTTGAAGAAAGAAGTCGGCGACGAGGCGATAGTGCAGACGCCCGGTGGAGAAATGTGCTGGTGGATCAATCAGATCGAATACGTGAAATGA
- a CDS encoding response regulator transcription factor: MGSIIIVDDHPLIRLAIRTVLEPHEHNIVAEADNGADAVQLVRKHLPDLLILDLNIPNLDGFSVISHIKSSGLPIKTLVLTSSNSKNFALRCLQAGAAGFLCKNDNLNELANAVKAILSGYSYFPEDTISTLQQNTNAACQESVLIAQLTDREITVLKLLASGLNNQKIADALLISHKTVSTYKVRLLKRFNVSNLVALAELAKRNSVV; the protein is encoded by the coding sequence ATGGGAAGTATCATCATCGTCGACGACCATCCGTTGATTCGACTCGCCATAAGAACCGTTCTGGAACCTCACGAACACAACATCGTCGCGGAGGCGGACAACGGGGCCGACGCCGTCCAGCTGGTACGCAAGCATCTTCCAGACCTGCTCATCCTGGATTTGAACATACCCAACCTCGATGGGTTTTCCGTTATCTCCCATATAAAGTCCTCTGGGCTGCCAATAAAGACACTGGTGCTGACGTCCAGCAACTCCAAGAACTTCGCTCTGCGCTGTTTACAGGCCGGTGCAGCCGGCTTCCTGTGCAAGAACGATAATCTGAACGAACTGGCTAACGCGGTAAAAGCCATACTGTCGGGGTATAGCTACTTCCCCGAAGATACAATCAGCACCCTGCAACAGAATACAAACGCCGCCTGCCAGGAAAGCGTCTTGATTGCCCAACTGACCGACCGGGAAATCACCGTCCTGAAACTGCTGGCAAGCGGTCTGAATAATCAGAAAATCGCAGATGCGCTGCTAATCAGCCACAAGACGGTGAGCACCTATAAGGTCAGGCTGCTAAAACGGTTCAACGTTTCCAATCTGGTAGCACTGGCGGAACTGGCCAAACGCAACTCCGTGGTTTAA
- a CDS encoding DoxX family protein, with the protein MSTLIKTVLSTRAGYGLTVLRVFVGIIFAAHGAQKLFGLFGGYGLAGTAQWMESIGLAPGHLMALLAGGTEFFGGLALIIGLLARPAALGLSFTLLVAIFSVHIGNGLFMANNGYEFALALLGGTIAVLIEGAGKLSLDAAIAK; encoded by the coding sequence ATGAGCACACTGATCAAAACCGTACTGAGCACTCGTGCAGGCTATGGCCTGACCGTCCTGCGTGTTTTTGTCGGCATCATTTTCGCCGCACACGGCGCGCAAAAGCTTTTTGGTCTGTTTGGCGGTTACGGATTGGCAGGGACGGCACAGTGGATGGAGAGCATCGGCCTGGCACCAGGACACTTGATGGCGTTGCTGGCGGGCGGTACTGAGTTCTTTGGCGGTCTGGCGCTGATTATCGGTCTGTTGGCACGTCCTGCCGCGCTGGGGTTGAGCTTCACCTTGCTGGTGGCGATTTTCTCCGTACACATCGGCAATGGCCTGTTCATGGCGAACAATGGTTATGAGTTCGCCTTGGCTTTGCTCGGCGGCACCATTGCGGTTCTGATCGAAGGTGCGGGCAAATTGTCACTCGATGCGGCGATTGCCAAGTAA
- a CDS encoding transglycosylase SLT domain-containing protein codes for MTRPSVLLALCLSLLLPLPAVARLAGPPEAATAGKVRDLAEIRSSRVLRVLVNQSRNSSGEVQGQAIGVEYHRLRAFEQYLNGHARDGQEISLKIIPKAKDQLLGALQRGEGDLVAPGELLEALPGQAVSPSDPVASNVPLLLVGIKGERRYTRPEQLSGKTLALTTGSAAGDAVSQINQKLALHKLAPIKVEWVDPSLAVEDVLEMVQGGIFHLTIVEKPIAERWGKVLPKLRFDRQLVISEPGEEHWFVRRDASMLRASIDRFLKVYKAPADQDVAFLRIYRRLYQVHNPLTRADRQRLEKLRPVLQKHADAQSMDWLNLAALAFKESSLQPNARSGSGPTGLMQITPSAAQRVGVNNIQTLDNNVLAGAKYLALIRRKFFSSPKLNERERMAFVLAAYNMGPERVQGMRTEARRRGLNPNQWFFQVERIAMEQVGMGAVSYVNSVNKYYLAFDRERESLEPQARKVVSRK; via the coding sequence ATGACGCGACCCTCGGTTTTGCTAGCGTTGTGCTTGTCGTTGCTGCTGCCCCTGCCGGCGGTCGCGCGCTTGGCTGGCCCTCCGGAAGCGGCCACTGCTGGCAAGGTCCGCGACCTGGCGGAAATCCGCAGCAGCCGGGTCTTGCGGGTGCTGGTCAACCAGAGTCGCAACAGCTCCGGTGAAGTCCAGGGGCAGGCCATCGGTGTCGAGTACCACCGTCTGCGCGCCTTTGAGCAGTACCTCAATGGCCATGCCCGCGACGGTCAGGAAATCAGCCTCAAGATCATTCCCAAAGCCAAGGATCAACTGCTCGGTGCGCTGCAGCGCGGTGAGGGCGATCTGGTCGCCCCGGGAGAATTGCTGGAGGCGCTGCCGGGGCAAGCGGTAAGCCCCAGTGATCCAGTCGCCAGCAACGTGCCGTTGCTGCTGGTGGGCATCAAGGGCGAGCGGCGTTACACCCGACCGGAACAACTCTCCGGCAAGACCCTGGCGTTGACCACGGGCAGCGCCGCCGGGGATGCGGTGAGCCAGATCAATCAGAAGCTGGCGCTGCATAAGCTGGCGCCGATCAAGGTCGAATGGGTCGATCCGAGCCTGGCGGTCGAAGATGTCCTGGAAATGGTCCAGGGTGGGATCTTTCACCTGACCATAGTCGAAAAGCCCATTGCCGAGCGCTGGGGCAAGGTTCTGCCGAAGCTGCGTTTCGATCGGCAACTGGTCATCAGCGAACCCGGCGAGGAGCACTGGTTCGTACGGCGTGACGCCTCGATGCTGCGGGCGAGCATCGATCGTTTCCTGAAGGTCTACAAGGCTCCGGCGGATCAGGATGTTGCCTTCTTGCGCATCTACCGGCGCCTGTATCAGGTGCATAACCCTTTGACCCGGGCCGATCGCCAGCGCCTGGAGAAGTTGCGCCCGGTATTACAGAAGCATGCCGATGCACAGAGCATGGACTGGTTGAACCTGGCTGCCCTGGCCTTCAAGGAATCGTCGTTGCAACCCAATGCCAGGAGCGGCAGCGGCCCGACTGGCCTGATGCAGATCACCCCGTCAGCGGCCCAGCGGGTAGGGGTCAATAACATTCAGACCCTTGATAACAATGTGTTGGCCGGAGCCAAGTACCTGGCGTTGATCCGGCGCAAGTTCTTTTCCAGCCCCAAGCTTAATGAGCGCGAGCGTATGGCGTTCGTCCTGGCGGCCTACAACATGGGGCCGGAGCGTGTGCAGGGGATGCGCACCGAAGCCCGGCGGCGCGGGTTGAACCCCAATCAGTGGTTTTTCCAGGTTGAGCGCATCGCCATGGAACAGGTCGGAATGGGCGCCGTCAGCTATGTTAATAGCGTCAACAAATACTATTTGGCGTTTGACCGGGAACGCGAATCGTTGGAGCCGCAAGCGCGTAAGGTCGTCTCACGGAAATAA
- a CDS encoding TatD family hydrolase, giving the protein MQLIDIGVNLTNPSFAEKHRAVLDRAYAAGVCQLVLTGTSVEGSEQALELSRQLDESGRQLFSTAGIHPHCASDWNADSAQRLRSLLKESSVKAVGECGLDFNRDFSPRPQQEKVLEEHLALAVELQLPVFLHERDASQRLLEIVRDFRDRLPAAVVHCFTGEQRALFNYLDLDLHIGITGWICDERRGTHLHPLVREIPRGRLMLESDAPYLLPRSLRPKPKNGRNEPAYLTEVLREVALHRGESQEELAAHSTASARAFFALPEIA; this is encoded by the coding sequence ATGCAACTCATCGATATCGGCGTCAACCTGACCAACCCGAGTTTCGCCGAAAAACATCGCGCAGTACTGGACCGTGCCTATGCCGCCGGCGTCTGCCAACTGGTGCTCACTGGTACCAGTGTCGAAGGCAGCGAACAGGCGCTCGAGCTGTCTCGGCAACTGGACGAAAGTGGCCGCCAACTGTTCTCTACCGCCGGTATTCATCCGCATTGCGCCAGCGACTGGAATGCCGACAGCGCACAGCGTCTGCGCAGCCTGCTCAAGGAAAGCAGCGTCAAGGCCGTGGGGGAATGCGGCCTGGACTTCAACCGGGACTTCTCCCCCCGCCCGCAACAGGAAAAAGTGCTGGAGGAACATCTGGCCCTGGCTGTTGAACTGCAATTGCCGGTCTTCCTCCACGAGCGCGACGCCAGCCAGCGCCTGCTGGAAATCGTCCGCGACTTTCGTGATCGCTTGCCGGCCGCGGTGGTGCATTGCTTTACCGGCGAACAGCGCGCGCTGTTCAACTACCTGGACCTCGACTTGCACATTGGCATCACCGGGTGGATCTGCGACGAGCGCCGCGGTACTCACTTGCACCCTCTGGTACGAGAGATTCCCCGCGGCCGCCTGATGCTGGAAAGCGACGCCCCCTATCTGTTGCCCCGCAGCCTGCGCCCCAAGCCGAAGAACGGTCGCAACGAACCGGCCTACCTGACCGAAGTATTGCGTGAGGTGGCCCTGCATCGCGGCGAGAGCCAGGAAGAGCTGGCGGCCCACAGTACCGCCAGCGCCCGTGCCTTTTTCGCCTTGCCCGAGATTGCTTGA
- a CDS encoding methyl-accepting chemotaxis protein, whose product MGAWLSNISLKYKFWAVNAVAFVTTLLLVLYAIQLEQQARSQASQNTTKAQAGLLGVWPSGQALPSAENLLSFAAGQIPSLDQRPLPELSNANGWVAFNEMPLFGENPLIGAQVLSRADGQRIAVLAYGPSLRQVFSERFSQYAVAVFILMLAMLCASQLLIRFLLSQLNTLKDVMLHVEKTGDLSARVPLSCTDEVGQMASAFNAMQAGYQRVVNTVANTARQLDIGAARLASSMNDVRHGMLGQQSETDQAATAINEMSATVYHIAQHAGATRDRSQTADALAGSGQEVVGRVQKSISGLSTGVQQTAEMIQRLAEDSQKINGVVNVIHSIAEQTNLLALNAAIEAARAGEMGRGFAVVADEVRNLAKRVQTSTDEITRMVSALQAGTRDAVDFMQESSFKADDCVQQAQEAGAALAEITAAVAQMRESNTQIAVAAEQQSQVAEEMNRAVVSIRDVTENTVQQTVDSATTSNELATLAGELSKAIGQLKL is encoded by the coding sequence ATGGGTGCCTGGCTCAGCAATATCTCACTGAAATACAAGTTCTGGGCGGTCAATGCAGTCGCCTTCGTGACCACCCTTCTATTGGTCCTGTACGCCATCCAGCTGGAACAACAAGCGCGTAGCCAGGCCTCACAAAACACCACCAAGGCCCAAGCTGGCCTGCTCGGCGTATGGCCCTCCGGGCAAGCGCTGCCCAGCGCCGAAAATCTGCTGAGCTTCGCTGCCGGCCAGATCCCCAGCCTCGACCAACGCCCCCTGCCGGAACTGAGCAATGCCAACGGATGGGTGGCGTTCAACGAGATGCCGCTGTTCGGCGAAAACCCACTGATCGGTGCGCAGGTACTATCCCGGGCCGACGGCCAACGGATTGCGGTGCTTGCCTATGGACCGAGCCTGCGCCAGGTCTTCAGCGAGCGCTTCAGCCAATACGCGGTGGCCGTGTTCATTCTGATGCTGGCGATGCTCTGTGCTTCGCAACTGTTGATCCGCTTCCTGCTCAGCCAACTGAACACCCTCAAGGATGTGATGCTGCATGTGGAGAAGACCGGCGACCTGTCGGCCCGTGTGCCCCTGTCGTGCACCGACGAGGTCGGCCAGATGGCCAGCGCCTTCAATGCGATGCAGGCCGGTTACCAGCGGGTGGTCAACACTGTCGCCAACACCGCCCGGCAACTGGATATCGGCGCCGCGCGCCTGGCGTCGAGCATGAACGACGTGCGTCACGGCATGCTGGGCCAGCAAAGCGAAACCGATCAGGCCGCGACAGCGATCAACGAAATGTCCGCCACCGTCTATCACATCGCCCAGCACGCCGGCGCCACCCGGGATCGCTCCCAGACCGCCGATGCCCTCGCCGGCAGCGGCCAGGAAGTGGTGGGCCGCGTACAGAAATCCATCTCCGGGCTCTCCACCGGCGTGCAACAGACTGCCGAGATGATCCAGCGCCTGGCCGAGGACAGCCAGAAGATCAATGGCGTGGTCAACGTGATCCACAGCATTGCCGAACAGACCAACCTGCTGGCACTCAATGCCGCGATCGAAGCGGCGCGCGCTGGTGAAATGGGCCGGGGGTTCGCGGTGGTCGCCGATGAAGTACGCAACCTCGCCAAACGGGTGCAGACCTCCACCGACGAAATCACCCGGATGGTCTCCGCCCTGCAGGCCGGTACCCGCGACGCAGTGGACTTCATGCAGGAAAGCTCGTTCAAGGCGGACGATTGCGTGCAGCAGGCACAAGAAGCCGGCGCAGCGCTGGCGGAAATCACCGCGGCTGTGGCTCAGATGCGTGAAAGCAATACCCAGATTGCAGTGGCGGCCGAGCAGCAAAGCCAGGTGGCAGAGGAAATGAATCGCGCCGTGGTGAGTATTCGCGACGTCACCGAAAACACCGTGCAACAGACCGTCGACTCGGCGACCACCAGCAATGAACTGGCGACCCTGGCCGGAGAATTGAGCAAGGCCATCGGTCAGTTGAAGCTGTAA
- a CDS encoding Mpo1-like protein produces the protein MGKRHPNLPAWQWRSYPHNHRNPTNLVLHLIAVPLFIVGFLLLVSGVFGLSFTNVAIGVVGLIAALGLQRHGHSLEAQAAEPFSDRKDAVQRLLVEQFVTFPRFVLSGAWWRAWRERHRH, from the coding sequence ATGGGTAAACGTCACCCCAACCTCCCCGCCTGGCAATGGCGCTCCTACCCGCACAATCACCGCAACCCGACCAACCTGGTGTTGCACCTGATTGCGGTGCCGCTGTTCATCGTCGGCTTTCTGTTGCTGGTTTCAGGGGTATTCGGTTTGAGCTTCACCAACGTCGCCATCGGTGTGGTCGGCCTGATTGCAGCCTTGGGCCTGCAGCGTCACGGCCACAGCCTGGAGGCGCAAGCCGCTGAGCCGTTCAGTGACCGTAAAGATGCAGTCCAACGCCTGCTGGTGGAACAATTCGTGACCTTCCCACGCTTCGTTCTCAGCGGCGCCTGGTGGCGTGCCTGGCGCGAGCGCCACCGGCATTGA
- a CDS encoding acyl-CoA thioesterase, with protein MRFSDLLDAVRQHPLELSIPNEWAQGRASFGGLVAALQYEAMRAKVPAERPVRSLAITFVGPVTPDVPVSFEVEVLREGKAVSQVLGRAVQNGQVVTLVQGSFGASRSSEVTVIAEEAPAMKHWDECPELPYIKDVTPEFMRHLAMRWSIGGMPFTGNKSRDMGGWVRLRGDVKEEPLTEAHILALVDAWPPALLPHLTSVVPGSTLTWTIEFVQPLLALSTLDWCKYRVSIEHARDGYGHAAAALWSAEGQLIALSRQTVTIFG; from the coding sequence ATGCGCTTTTCCGATTTGCTCGATGCCGTCCGCCAACATCCGTTGGAGCTGTCGATTCCAAACGAGTGGGCGCAAGGGCGGGCCAGTTTCGGCGGATTGGTAGCGGCTTTGCAGTATGAAGCCATGCGCGCAAAAGTCCCCGCCGAGCGCCCAGTGCGCTCACTGGCGATCACCTTTGTCGGTCCGGTCACTCCTGATGTACCGGTCAGTTTTGAAGTCGAGGTGCTGCGCGAGGGCAAGGCCGTCAGCCAGGTGCTGGGGCGTGCTGTTCAGAACGGTCAGGTAGTGACCCTGGTACAGGGCAGTTTTGGTGCCTCTCGGTCGTCCGAGGTGACGGTCATCGCCGAGGAAGCGCCCGCCATGAAACATTGGGACGAATGCCCGGAGCTGCCTTACATCAAGGACGTGACGCCGGAGTTCATGCGCCATCTGGCAATGCGCTGGAGCATCGGTGGCATGCCGTTTACTGGCAACAAGTCGCGGGACATGGGTGGCTGGGTGCGCCTGCGTGGCGACGTGAAGGAAGAACCCCTGACCGAGGCGCATATCCTCGCGCTGGTGGACGCCTGGCCGCCGGCCCTGTTGCCGCATCTGACCAGCGTCGTCCCTGGCAGTACCCTGACCTGGACCATTGAATTCGTGCAGCCGCTGCTGGCGCTGAGCACCCTGGACTGGTGCAAGTACCGGGTCAGTATCGAGCATGCCCGTGATGGTTATGGGCATGCGGCCGCGGCACTCTGGAGCGCGGAAGGTCAGTTGATCGCGCTCAGCCGGCAGACGGTAACCATCTTCGGCTGA
- a CDS encoding CHAD domain-containing protein, whose product MSALVDQLVAQVLGLEVRLLACQARLQAVTDTEALHDLRTTVRRLRSLLRALRGLPGVEQLEAAASAVGQLTTPLRDREVLAAYLHQHDYHQAAERRITGLADEYRTVAAGPELKQLLLVLDAFPRFLRAAQRQELLCGLRNRIEKRLAKQWKALDQALHDPAHDRHRLRLLIKRVRYAAEAYPELAALSPKAVSHLKAAQGALGDWHDCWQWLAQAERQADLLPCVPVWHATMHKAEANADRVLDKLSATCFRS is encoded by the coding sequence ATGTCTGCCTTGGTTGATCAGTTGGTGGCACAGGTGTTGGGGCTGGAGGTGCGCTTGCTGGCGTGCCAGGCACGTTTGCAGGCGGTGACCGACACCGAGGCGCTGCACGATCTGCGTACCACGGTGCGCCGCTTGCGCAGCCTGTTGCGAGCGCTGCGCGGCTTGCCCGGTGTCGAGCAACTGGAGGCAGCCGCTTCGGCGGTCGGGCAATTGACCACGCCGTTGCGCGACCGTGAGGTCCTGGCCGCGTACCTGCATCAACATGACTACCATCAGGCCGCGGAACGCCGCATCACGGGCCTGGCGGACGAATATCGGACCGTGGCGGCGGGCCCTGAACTCAAGCAGCTGCTGCTGGTGCTGGATGCCTTCCCGCGTTTCCTGCGGGCGGCGCAACGTCAGGAACTGTTGTGCGGCTTGCGCAATCGCATCGAAAAGCGCCTGGCCAAGCAGTGGAAGGCGCTGGACCAGGCCCTGCATGATCCGGCCCATGACCGGCACCGTTTGCGCCTGCTGATCAAGCGTGTGCGCTACGCCGCCGAGGCTTATCCCGAACTTGCCGCGCTGTCGCCCAAGGCTGTCTCTCACTTAAAGGCCGCACAGGGCGCGCTGGGCGACTGGCATGATTGCTGGCAATGGCTGGCCCAGGCCGAACGGCAGGCGGACCTGTTGCCTTGTGTTCCGGTCTGGCATGCCACCATGCACAAGGCCGAAGCCAATGCCGATCGGGTACTCGACAAGCTGAGCGCTACCTGCTTTCGTAGCTGA